GTTATTATGTATGAGCGGACCGATAGTTGCGGCATCTCCAGCGTTTTCAGCTATTTTTATAGCCCTTTTTACGCCAAAGCAAAATCCATAACTACTAGCAAGCTCGATCTTCAACTCTAGCTCCCATTTTCTTTAAAATTTCAGCAAAATTTGGAAACGAAGTAGCGATAAATTCGCTCTTTTCTATCTGCATGCCACATTTTAGTCCAAGTATGGCAAAGCTCATGGCGATCCTGTGATCTCCGTGGCTATCTATTGTAGCAAATTTAGCCTCAGAGCCATTTATGATAAAGCCATCTTCAAGCTCGCTAGCATCGACACCGCACTGCTTTAGCGCATTTATCGTGACAGCTATCCTGTCGCTCTCTTTTACGCGAAGCTCTTTTGCATTTGTTAGCTTGCTTTGACCCTTAGCGCAGGCAAATGCGATGGCTAAAGCTGGGGCTTCGTCGATGAGCCACGAGATATTTTCGCTAACCTCTACACCTTTTAAATTTGGCGAGTATCTAACCTCAATATCGCCGATATCTTCATATTTGCTTGAAGTTTTGTGAAATTTTATCTCAGCGCCCATTTTTTCTAAAACTCTGTAAGCTTCGATGCGAGTTTTATTTAACAAGATATTTTTTAAAATGATATGCGAATTTGGGATGATTAAAGCTGCGACTGCGAAGAAAAATGCCGAGCTTGGGTCGTTTGGCACATCTATATCAAGTGGCGCAAGTGGGCCTTTCATCGGCTCTAGAGTGATCTCTAGGCCGTCACGCTTTATATCAGCCCCCATGCCAGCAAGCATGCGCTCAGTGTGGTCTCTGCTTAGCTCTGGCTCGCTAAATTTGCAACCATTTGAATAAAGTGCTGCCAGTAAAAGCGCGCTTTTTACCTGAGCTGAGGCGATCTTGCTCTCAAAACTAAATCTTTCAAATTTAGTCCCTCTTATGCAAAGAGGAGCGTTGTTTGCGTTGTTTGCGCCATCTATCTTTGCACCCATATCATTTAGAGGCTTTGCTATCCTTGCCATCGGACGAGAATTTAAGTATTTATCGCCACTTAGCACGAAAAAGCCCTCCTGCGCGGCTAATAGCCCCATAAAAAGCCTCATCGCCGTGCCTGAGTTGCCACACTCCAAAATTTCATTTGGCTCTTTTATCTTTTGTGGCGGAGTGATCGTTATCTCAGCTCCGTTATCTTCGATCTTTGCGCCAAGGAGCTCGACTATTTTTAAGGTATTTAACGTGTCACCTGCTCTTAGGTAGTTTCTAACGCGAGATGGCTTGTCACTTAAAAGCGAAAACATCGCGCATCTATGCGAGATAGACTTATCAGCTGCGATGTCATCGATGGTTAAATTTAGACTTTTTTCTAGTGGATAAATTCTCATCTTATTCCGATATTTAGTTTCTCTTTTAGCTCGCTTAAAATTTTATCCATAAGTGCGTTTATATCGTCATCTTCGAGCGTTTTTTCCATATCTTGGAATGTAAATTTAAGGCTAAGGCTAATCGCGCCGTTTAGTTTTGCATCTTTATAGATATCAACTGGCAAGAACTCTTTTAGCTCTTTTAAATTTAGCCCTCTTATGCACTCATAAATTCGTCCAGCTTCGAAATTTTCAGGCACGATAAGGCTAAGATCCCTTGTAGTGCTTTGGAATTTTGAGTAAGGCACTGCTAGGATCGGCTCAAATTTAAGCTTTGCAAAATCAATCTCACAAACATAAGTTTTAGGCAGATCCCTTTTTGCCTCTACTCTTGCATCAACTCTGCCGATATAGCCGATCTTTTCGCCGTTTTGATAGATGTGTGCCTGCTCGTATGGGCTAAGATATGAAATGCCATGGCAAGGTTTTAGCTCAAATTTGCCTATGACATTTTGCACCATCGCTGCAAATGCGTAGAAATTTGCCTCCTCGCCCTTTGCGCCATTTATCAGTGTCGGCTCTTTTAAAAGTCCAGATACGACAAAGCCTAAATTTAAGCCTTGGTTTGCATTTTCGTCAAAGACTTCGCCAAGCTCAAAAAGTCTAACTGAGCGTTTTGAGTTTTTGATGTTTTTCTCGCTTGAGCTTAGAAGGTGATTAACAAGTGCCGGTCTAAGCGTGTTTAGCTCGTTGTTTATAGGATTTAGTATCTTGATCTTGCAAGGCTTGAAATTTAGCTCACTTAGCTCATCAAGGCTGTCAAATACGTAGTGCACGCTTTCAAAAAAGCCATTATCAGCTGCACGGCGCCTTAAATTTAAAGCATTTTTATAGTCAAAATATGTCTTATTTAGCCTATTTTTCTCAGAGAAATTTAGCGGCGTTGAGGCGATATTGTCGATGCCTATTATCCTTACGATCTCCTCGCAGATATCATGAGAATTTACGATGTCATGGCGAAATAACGGCACTTTTACATTAAAGCTCTCTTGCTCGACATTTACCGCGATCTCAAAGCCAAGTTTCTTTAAAATTTTAACGACATCGTTTCTTGCAACCTCTTGACCGATCATATTTTTAAGCTCACCAAGTGAGATGCTAAGCGTGATAGGCTCGGTGTTTAGAAGTGATTGTTGTGATCCTGCAAAAAGACTTAGACTATCTTTAAAGCTAGCTAGCCTTTTAAAAAGATAGTCCGCCCCATAAGCTAAATTTGGCTCGCTGCCACGGCTTGAGCGATAAACTTGATCGCCTTTTGGTAAATTTTTATTTTCAAAAATGGCTTTTGAGACAACATCTGGTTTTACGTAGCTAGCCTCTACCAAGATCACCTTTGAGCCCTCATCGACCCTAGCCTCATCGCTTTGGTAAATTCCAGCAACACCTAAATTTTTATCCTCACAAAAGACCACGCACTCGCCATTTTCGCCATTTTTGATGTCAAAAACTGCTTTTTCGCCCTCGCCCACAAGCTTAGCGTGATCATAAACTCTAAATAGAACGCCCGTGCAAAATGTCGCGTATTCAAGTAGTCTTTCTACTAAATTTGTCTTTTGACAATCAATTAGAGCTAGTCTCAAGCGAGTTAATAAATTTTCACTTAATGCATTTTTTAGCTCAAATGCTTTATACAAAAACGAGCCATTTACCTTATCTTCAGTTCGCACAGATGCGATCCTGCCGATGCCTAGTAAATTTTCACTGTCTTCATTTTCGTGGCTATCTTTCATATTTAGATCAAGTGCGGTGCAAATTTCTCTTGCGATGCCGTGTAAATTTTGGCAGTCGCCCCTATTTGCTGTGACATCAACCTCGATGATCACATCTTTGAACGCTTCAAATTCACCAAGGCTTGTGCCAAGTTTTAGCTTGCCGATACTCTCATCAAGTGGCAAGATGCCGTCATTTGTCTTAGGTAGCCCTAGCTCAGTTGAAGAGCAGATCATACCGCATGATTCGATGCCTCGCAGCTTTGCCTTTTTGATCTCAAGGCCATTTGGCATCGTAGTGCCAATGAGCGCGACTGGCACAAACTGACCAGCCTCGACGTTTTTAGCCCCACACACGATCTGAAGCGTTTCGCTGCCAACATCAACCTGACAAACGCTTAGCTTATCGGCGTCTGGGTGCTTTTCTCTACTTTTTACATAGCCAACTACGATGCTCTTTGGTAAATTTATCTCTTTATAGCTATCAACTTCTAAACCGATTGAATTTAATGTCTTTGAAAGTGTCTCGCCGCTAACCTCGCTAAGGTCGATCCACTCGTTTAACCAATGCTTTGAAATTATCATTTAAACTGCTCCAACAATCTTAAATCTCCCTCAAAAAGTGACCTTAGATCAGGCACTCTATGAAGCAACATCGCAAATCTCTCAACGCCAAGACCAAAGGCATATCCACTTACATTTTTATAGCCAACCGCCTTAAATACATTTGGATCAACGACGCCGCATCCAAGCACCTCAAGCCAAGTAGTCTGCTTGCACACCCTGCAGCCCTTGCCATGGCAAAATATACAACTAATATCAACCTCTGCGCTAGGCTCCGTAAATGGGAAAAAGCTAGGGCGAAAACGCACTTCAACGTCGCCAAACATGTGTTTTAAAAAGCCCTCTAGCATTGATTTTAAATTTGCAAAGCTAACTTTCTCAGCGTCCTCCACTACAAGGCCCTCAACCTGATGAAACATCGGTGTATGCGTTAAGTCCATATCACGTCTAAAGACCGTGCCTGGCGCTATCATGCGAATAGGCGGCTTTTGATTTAACATAGTTCGCACCTGAACTGGGCTCGTATGCGTCCTTAAAAGTCTAAAATCATCTAGGTAAAACGTATCTTGCATATCCCTTGCTGGGTGGTATTTTGGTAAATTTAGCGCCTCAAAGTTGTGAAAATCATCTTCTATAAGCGGCCCAGTCTCGAGCGAGAAATTTAGAGCTAAAAAATACTCAATTATCTTATCCATCGTGGCCATCACAGGATGCAGCGCCCCGCTAGCAACAGGCTCGTTAAAGAGCGTGATATCAGCGGCCTCTTTTTTCATCTTATTATCTATCTCTTGCTCGCTAAGCTCGGCCTTTTTGGCTTCTATTAGCGCGCTTAGCTCATCTCTTTGCTTGTTTAAATTTGCTGCAAATTCCTTTTTCTCATCCTCGCCAAGCTCTTTTAGCTTTGCAAAGCCTTGCGCCAAGATGCCCTTTTTGCCAAAAATTTCTACCCTGACCTTCTCCAGATCATCAAGAGTTGAAAT
Above is a window of Campylobacter concisus DNA encoding:
- the aroA gene encoding 3-phosphoshikimate 1-carboxyvinyltransferase — translated: MRIYPLEKSLNLTIDDIAADKSISHRCAMFSLLSDKPSRVRNYLRAGDTLNTLKIVELLGAKIEDNGAEITITPPQKIKEPNEILECGNSGTAMRLFMGLLAAQEGFFVLSGDKYLNSRPMARIAKPLNDMGAKIDGANNANNAPLCIRGTKFERFSFESKIASAQVKSALLLAALYSNGCKFSEPELSRDHTERMLAGMGADIKRDGLEITLEPMKGPLAPLDIDVPNDPSSAFFFAVAALIIPNSHIILKNILLNKTRIEAYRVLEKMGAEIKFHKTSSKYEDIGDIEVRYSPNLKGVEVSENISWLIDEAPALAIAFACAKGQSKLTNAKELRVKESDRIAVTINALKQCGVDASELEDGFIINGSEAKFATIDSHGDHRIAMSFAILGLKCGMQIEKSEFIATSFPNFAEILKKMGARVEDRAC
- the pheT gene encoding phenylalanine--tRNA ligase subunit beta encodes the protein MIISKHWLNEWIDLSEVSGETLSKTLNSIGLEVDSYKEINLPKSIVVGYVKSREKHPDADKLSVCQVDVGSETLQIVCGAKNVEAGQFVPVALIGTTMPNGLEIKKAKLRGIESCGMICSSTELGLPKTNDGILPLDESIGKLKLGTSLGEFEAFKDVIIEVDVTANRGDCQNLHGIAREICTALDLNMKDSHENEDSENLLGIGRIASVRTEDKVNGSFLYKAFELKNALSENLLTRLRLALIDCQKTNLVERLLEYATFCTGVLFRVYDHAKLVGEGEKAVFDIKNGENGECVVFCEDKNLGVAGIYQSDEARVDEGSKVILVEASYVKPDVVSKAIFENKNLPKGDQVYRSSRGSEPNLAYGADYLFKRLASFKDSLSLFAGSQQSLLNTEPITLSISLGELKNMIGQEVARNDVVKILKKLGFEIAVNVEQESFNVKVPLFRHDIVNSHDICEEIVRIIGIDNIASTPLNFSEKNRLNKTYFDYKNALNLRRRAADNGFFESVHYVFDSLDELSELNFKPCKIKILNPINNELNTLRPALVNHLLSSSEKNIKNSKRSVRLFELGEVFDENANQGLNLGFVVSGLLKEPTLINGAKGEEANFYAFAAMVQNVIGKFELKPCHGISYLSPYEQAHIYQNGEKIGYIGRVDARVEAKRDLPKTYVCEIDFAKLKFEPILAVPYSKFQSTTRDLSLIVPENFEAGRIYECIRGLNLKELKEFLPVDIYKDAKLNGAISLSLKFTFQDMEKTLEDDDINALMDKILSELKEKLNIGIR
- the pheS gene encoding phenylalanine--tRNA ligase subunit alpha; the encoded protein is MQDFINKIKNEISTLDDLEKVRVEIFGKKGILAQGFAKLKELGEDEKKEFAANLNKQRDELSALIEAKKAELSEQEIDNKMKKEAADITLFNEPVASGALHPVMATMDKIIEYFLALNFSLETGPLIEDDFHNFEALNLPKYHPARDMQDTFYLDDFRLLRTHTSPVQVRTMLNQKPPIRMIAPGTVFRRDMDLTHTPMFHQVEGLVVEDAEKVSFANLKSMLEGFLKHMFGDVEVRFRPSFFPFTEPSAEVDISCIFCHGKGCRVCKQTTWLEVLGCGVVDPNVFKAVGYKNVSGYAFGLGVERFAMLLHRVPDLRSLFEGDLRLLEQFK